GTCTGATGTATCTGATGTCCTTGTCCCTTGTGAACAGTTGTTGGAGCACTTTTCATATGTTTAATCTGATGCAGACTTTTGGGTATATCCCTCTGCAAGATCTTTCCTTTTTGCTTGTCCTGGGTTTTATATGCCTTACTTCTCCTCCTTCAAGTGTTGTGAATGCTAGTACTGCTCTATATCCCTATGATGAACAGAAATTGGAATATTTTGAATTGGAATATCCGAGGTCTTAATGATCCAAAAAAGTGGACGGCCATCTCTAACAAAGTGCAGGAATCAAGATGTGCCATCCTTTGTCTTCAGGAAACCAAGAGGGAGCAGATTGATTCAGCCTATCTCAAGAACTTCTGTCCTAGAACTATCTCGAAATTCTCTTATCTTCCTTCTATGGGTGCCTCTGGGGGTCTATTGATTGCTTGGAATGACAACATCTTCTCTGGCCAACTCCACCATATCAATGATTTCTCTTTGACCATCCAATTTTCTTCTAAGTTGGATGGTGATTCCTGGTTTCTGACTAATGTTTATGGGCCATGTCAACCCAATGACAGAGCAAAGCTCATCAATTGGTTTCAGAACTTTCCTATGGCTGATGATGCAAACTGGATTATCATGGGTGATTTCAACTATATCAGGTACCCTCATAATAGAAGCAGAGAAGGAGGGTCCATTGATGATATGCTCTCTTTAAATGAAGCTATAAACAGACAGGCATTGATTGAAATCCCTTTAAAGGGCAGACATTATATTTGGAGTAATATGCAAGATGCTCCTTTGCTGGAGAAATTGGACTGTGTTTTACCTCTGAAGCATGGACTCTTAAATTCCCTAGCACCTTGGCTCTTCCTCTTGCTAAAACTACATCTGATCATATTCCTATTATGATTTCTATTGGCACAAACATCCCAAAATCCAAGGTCTTCAGATTTGAGAACTACTGGTTAGAACATAATCAGTTCAGAGAGGTTGTACAGAATATTTGGACACAACCAGTGGATGTACAAGACAGTGCTAAAGTGATTGCTACCAAGTTTAAAAGATTGAGGAAAGGTCTGAAGAACTGGGCTAGGGGTCTTTCTGATTTGAAGAAGGTCATTGACAATTCTAATTTCCTTATTctctgttatgattattttgaggaaTACAGAAGCTTGACCACTGATGAAAAAGAAGGCAGAGATGCTGTTAAGGAACATTTACAAGTCATACTAGAGCATCAAAGAGTCTATTGGAAACAGAGAGCAACTATTAGGCAGATCAAAGTGGGAGAAGCCAACACTAAGTACTTTCAagccaaggccactatcaaaatgagGAATAATTGTATTGCAGTGTTGAAGGATGAGAATGGATTGGAGCATCATGAACACAATGCCAAGGCTGCCATACTTCTAAGGGCTTTTAAAGTAAGAATGGGCACTTCAGCAGCCACCAGCAACCCTCTCCAAATCCACCAACTACTAAACCCTTTGGATGATCTCTCTGCTCTAGAAGCCCCTTTTTCTAAAGAAGAAATTGACAAGGTGGTGCATAGCATGCCTGCAGATAAATCCCCAGGGCCTGATGGATTTAATGTTGCTTTCTTGACAAACTGCTGGGACATTATAGCTGCTGATTTCTATAAGTTGATTGAAGACTTTCACTCTGGAAAAGTTAATCGTCAAAGCATTAACTATTCTTTCATCACTCTGATCCCTAAGAAGGATTCTGCAGTTTACCCATAAGATTTCAGGCCAATTTCTTTACTCAACTACACTCTTAAGATTATCACAAAGCTTTTGGCAAATAGACTGCAAGGTTACATTCTAAATATGGTGCATAAGAACCAGTATGGGTTTCTGAATAAGAGGTGCATACAAGATTGTCTTGCATAGGCATATGAATATATTCATCAGTGTTATCAGAGTAAACAAGAGCTCATCATGCTGAAATtggattttgagaaagcttttGACATGCTTAGCCATGACAGTATTGTTCAGACTCTGCAAGCCAAAGGATTTGGTGAGAAGTGGATCACCTGGGTCAAGATGATTTATGGCGCTGGATATTCCTCTATTCTTCTGAATGGTGTACCTGAGAAACAGTTTTTATGCTTAAAAGGGGTCAGGCAAGGAGATCCACTATCCCCCCTCATCTTTGTACTTGCTGCTGATATCCTTCAAAGCATGCTTAATGAGGCCATGAGAAATCAACTAATTCAGTCACCTTTGCAACATAATTCTACTACTGATTTCCCAATTGTACAGTATGCAGATGACACTGTGCTTATAGCTAGGGCTGATCTTAGGCAAGTTATGCATATCAAGAACCTGCTTTTGCACTATGCTGAATTTTCTGGCCTCCAGATTAACTATGCCAAGTCCACTCTCATCTCAATTAACACTGCTCATGAGAAAATGCTGGAACTATCAGCTTTGCTTGGTTGTAAGATTGGCAGTTGGCCTCACACTTATCTGGGTCTCCCTTTGAGCTCTTCTAAACCCAAAGTTCAAGACTTCATGCCTATGTTGAAGAGAATTGAGAACAGATTGCTTAGTTGCTCAACCATGCTATCATCTGGGGATAAGCTAACTCTTCTCAAATCAGTTTTCTCCAGTATGCCTACATTCTTCATGTGTACTCTCATGATCCCAAATACTGTGCTTAAACAAATCAACTCCTGTATGATGAATTGCTTCTGGAGGAAATATGGGACCCAGGACAGAGGCATGGTTCTGATTGCTTGGGATAAAGTTTGCCTTCCTAAATCCCATGGTGGCTTGGGTGTTCTAGATTTGCAGGCTCACAATCAAGCCCTTCTCATGAAGTTTCTGCATAAGTTCCTCAACAGAGAGGACATCCCCTGGGTCAATATTGTTTGGGAAGCTTATTATCAAAACAGCCTGCCAGGAGATAGAATGATTGGATACTTCTGGTGGAGAACAATACTTAAACTGCTTCCTACCTTCAAGGCACATACAAAATGCAAAGCAGGCAGAGGAGACACAGTACTTTTCTGGTCAGATAAGTGGTTAAGCATGCCTCTTAACACACAGTACCCTGAACTGCATTCTTTTGCTATTTCTGCTAACATCACCTTGGCAGAGGCTCAGCAGAATGTAGACTTGAGCACTATGTTTCATAGACCTTTATCTCTCCTGGCATACCAACAGTTCAATGCTCTACACAACATCTTGACAACTAGGGCAAACATAACAATCAAAGACTCTTGGATCATGACAGGCAATAATCCAAAATTCTCAGCTATGACCATTTATAAAGCCATGTCTGGTCCTAGCAATGCTCATGAGATCTTTCAGAAAGTTTGGAAAACGTCTTGTAGGCTCAGGCACAAAATTTTCTTTTGGCTTTTGCTCCATGACAGACTGAGCACCAGGAATATGATTCAGCGCAGAAGTATGCATCTAGATGATTACAACTGTGCCCTTTGTTCAGACTCTACTGTTGAAACCAGCACACATCTCTTTTGGGATTGCCAATTTGCTAGCTACTGCTGGTATAGAATTACTCCTGCTAAACACAGAGGCACATCAACATATGATGAAGTTCTTTTCACTCTCAGAGAGCTGCCCAAAGATATTGCAATGGAAGTGGTGATTATGGGCTGTTGGAGCACCTGGATGATCAGAAATGATAAAATCTTCAAAAAGGTGTCAATAAGTTATGGGTCCTGGCAACATTATCTCCGGGAAGGCATGGAAATGACTAGGCTGAGAGCAAAGGCGAAGAAAGCTGAGTTGATTACCAGTTGGGTCGAGCATAATCTCTAATTTCCTcatgatagttatgtttcctaaaaCTGGTGTTGGCTGATGTCCTGTTGTTGGCTATTTAGCCATTTGTAAATAtactttactttatttaatatagaaATACCGTAGAACGTCTACGGTTTCGGCTCAAAAAAAAACCATCTTGACATGTTTCAGTTGATCGCTATAATATCCGGCCACCCTCCGTTAAAGCAAGAATTGTGTATGTGGATGTTCTGTGCCTTTCTCCTTTCAGTAGTCTGAAGTCTGGAGAATCTTCAATTCAGAAGGTTGCGTTCCAGATAGCGTTCGCACTCTCACCGCAGCGCCGATGGACCTCCTTGATCCGATCGGCCGACTTACAGATGCCGCTGCAGCTCCAGTCAAACGACGCGGCGCATACGTTCCCCGCCTGAGCCTTCCGCTCACAATCTGCACAATGGTGACAAGAAAGATCAGCTCAGATATATCTGAAAATTTTAGTGGAAAAAATGATTTACAAAGGTGACTGAAAAATTTACAAAGTTTTTTGTTAATTTAATTTTAAACAAATGTTAATACCATTCAAAAAATGTCTGTtacaatttaaaaatattcatgaatttcaatAACATGTATGTGAAAATTTTAGAAAATGACTACAATATAAAATATGTTTATTTAATTCAAAGAAATGTTTCGTACCATTAAAAAAAGCAGACATTACATTTAAAGAAAGCTCATGCATTTCAAAAGTATATTTGTGtcacttaaaaaaatgtttatacgATGTAAACAAATGTTCACATAGATAAAAAAAATGTTCTGTAACATTCAAATAGTTGTTTCAACATGTATTCGTAAAATGTTTGGTACATATTCAGAAAACTGTTCAAAATCATGTATATGAAAAAATGGTTAaccatatatttgaaaaaaatgttaaacatgtataaaaatcttttatatatGTACCCAACATGTACAATGTGTTTGAAAAAAGAATAGACGtcaaaaaaatattcaaaaaaatgatAAATTTGTATAGAAAAATATTCCTGATGTATTAGAAAAAAGGTCATGTGTTGAAAAAAGTTGAAAAGAGAGAAATAAACAAAAGGAAAAAACCCCAAAGAAAACCTGTGAAAACcagaaaaaaataaaaccaaaaagaCAAATGAAATGTAATAAATGAATAACAGAAAAAAGGTCGCAACGAGTGAAAAAGCTGATGAAAACCACACAGGGAAAAAAACCCCACTGCTACAGTAAAGGGTCGGCCGACTAGCATGCTCACGAGAGCAACGGGCGATTTATAGCTCCTGCAGATGGAGATCGACTGGATTTGATGCTGGAGAGTTCCAGAACATGGCCTAAATAAGTAAATATATACTCCTCACAATGATCATATCAATACAACAACAAAGTAATTtagatttttcatatatatattttCTAAAAGGAAAGCAAGCAAGAATATATTTTCTAAAAGGAAAGCAAGCAAGAAGACCATTCCACGTGTACGCTTGCGCACAACTCCAACTGGAAATCCAAAAAATATCTTATTATGCTATTATAACTTGATAGCATACATCACCACCAATGAGCATTTGGCAAGAATGGTGGGGGGAGAACCCCGCCGATCTCCCTCTCCTTCCACTCTTTTATCACCACATCACCCTCTCCACTATCTCCTCATATTTATAAGTAATCTTGCTGGGATCTTTTCAAGCACTAAAACAGAAAAGCTCCCCTACGTACACTGATACAATTCCTAATCAATCAAACCACTACAAGATTTTAAAAAATTAACGTAAGAAGGAAGAACAAAGCTCCTCATGTCGGCCGAGCTTGTACTTGTACATGAGTGTACAAGCATCCCACGCTCTGAAGGGGCCACCAATGAATTTTCTTTCATCCACCACCTTGACATATACCAGTTGATCGCTATAATATCCGGCCACCCTCCGTTAAAGCAAGAATTGTATACGGATGTTATGTGTCTTTCTCCTTTCAGCAGCGCTTAAAGTCTGAAGAATCTTCAGTTCAGAAGGTTGCGTTCCAGATAGTGTTCGCACTCTCGCCGCAGCGCCGATGGACCTCCTTGATCCGATCCGCCGACTTGCAGATGCCGCTGCAGCTCCAGTCAAACGACGCAGCACACACGTTCCCCGCCTGAGCCTTCCGTTCACAGTCTGCACAATTGTGACATGAACAGTTAGCTCAAATATGTCCGAATTTTGACTGAAAAAGTGATCTTCTTTCTATACTGATAGGTCTATGTAGAAGAGTTTTCTGTCAGATGTCATCAAATTTTAGTTCACATCGACGAATACTCAGCATATTTGTCATTACACTTCACCGAAGAAACTGTACCTGAGGCGACGTGTTAGTTTaagaaaaaaaaagggaaagaTGAGATGTCTAATGTCCGGAAAGACTGATGGCACACGAGGAACCCTAACAACAACGTCGAGAAGCACATGCTTATGACAGCTGATACCACACCTACTTACTGAAGTTGACTGCCAACCGCTCCAGATCCGAACTACATACACATTAAAGAATACTTACGCTGCCTTGCGGAATGATTGCATACAGGCCGACTAAGCTGTGTGTGCTAAAATATTAATCAGCAGCCACATACAGGCGGTAGCCGACTGGCATGTTATGTTACCACCGACGAATTCGTCTCAAAGAGGACGCAATTCAGTACCTGGATGCGTGCCGCAGCAGAGCCGGCGATCGTCGACGTGCTCGGCATCTACTCCGATGAACCAGGCCCCTATCGACACATCCTCGTTGGCATATTTGTGGAGAACATGCCTGAAATGTCGCCATCCAATCATCAGGGTTAGGTTATATATGGTCAGCGATGCGATGGGCAGGTGTTGACTTGTGCGTAGAAAATTCAGTCAGTCGGCACAAGAAGGGAGCACAAAAAACATTCTTAACATTTGCTTACTGGTTGATTGATATGTAGGAGGCCAGATCCTTGGAGATGGCGTACAGCTGACCGCTCGCGTGCCGGAAGTACTTGTTTCCCCACTCGCCGAATTTCCAGTACTCCGGCTCATGGTATTTCACACCCCTGAAACGGCCAACAACTTCATCTCAGCAGCTGCTGCAAGGGAACCAATGCAAGAAGAAAGGCGTCGTAGCAGTGGCGAGCGAGCTTACTCCTGAGCGAGGACCGGGCCTGATTTCATGCAGCCGATGTAGGCTCGGGGCTTGGAACGATGCCTGGCCAATATGCCTCCAAGAGTTGCTGCAGTTTATACGGTCGAATCTCGTCAACACACACACCAGTGAGACAGCTTCATTTAAATGAACAGTGTACTATCTTTTGGACCTCCAAGATCTGCAATAATGTAGCACAGACCTATGTTTACATGCACATCATCGTCCACCTTGACGAAGTACTCTGCGTCCCACGTGGAGACGGCTTTGGCGAAGTAGGATTTTGTCTTCGCTGCGAGCTCCAGGTACCCTTCAACGTGGTCCTGCATGACAGTATGAGTGACTGTTAATACTGCTGTACTACGGCTACATACAATCATCAGTCAGTACTGTGTTGTGCGTTCAAAGGAAGTTACCAGCCTCAGGAAGTCGCCATGCTCTCTGTCTTCCGCGTCAATTGCTCTGTCCAGTATCCCGCCAGATGTTGCACTGGAAAGGGCAAGTTTCAGATGTCAGTAATCTGAATTTATGGTTGGGTTAACATAGATTAACCATACAAAATGTCAAAGTGCACTGCTTTTTTTTATAAAGGCAATGCATGATCGATGGACTAACCTATGACCTATGACGAAACGGATGATGATGCCCTTCTCCTCTTCCATCTTCCTTCTTTTCTCCCCTGCAGTAAATCCGGCAACGCAGGTCAGGGGACACATCACACAAGGTCGGCGCCGAGGCAGCGAAAAGCAGCTCATGGAATTTTTGTTACGAGGAAGTATCTTAAGGCAGGAACAAGAAACTGCAAGAACCTTGAGGCATCCATGTGGCGCGAACTGAATCTCGCCGCTTCCGGCTGCTGAACGCGGTGTTGATGCCGATGACCATGAAGTACTTCCGTTTTGCCGCCG
This portion of the Triticum dicoccoides isolate Atlit2015 ecotype Zavitan chromosome 7A, WEW_v2.0, whole genome shotgun sequence genome encodes:
- the LOC119330564 gene encoding probable beta-1,3-galactosyltransferase 2, which codes for MTRGSGGGDELLFRGTISRKWTSLLCLSSFFVGLIFTNRMWTVPESKEIIRRSALELDKMNLVSSSDCALKSINNEPKDYVGQVQRIEDAIQTLDKTISNLEMELASAKATQDSILNGGVPSSEPAAKRKYFMVIGINTAFSSRKRRDSVRATWMPQGEKRRKMEEEKGIIIRFVIGHSATSGGILDRAIDAEDREHGDFLRLDHVEGYLELAAKTKSYFAKAVSTWDAEYFVKVDDDVHVNIATLGGILARHRSKPRAYIGCMKSGPVLAQEGVKYHEPEYWKFGEWGNKYFRHASGQLYAISKDLASYISINQHVLHKYANEDVSIGAWFIGVDAEHVDDRRLCCGTHPDCERKAQAGNVCAASFDWSCSGICKSADRIKEVHRRCGESANTIWNATF